One region of Bacteroidales bacterium genomic DNA includes:
- a CDS encoding DMT family transporter has protein sequence MTLLVFRVFNENRRFNEIEISSQTDCMEKGNLKSNLILLLTAAIWGFAFVAQRKGAEYVGPHTFNALRFSIGAISLWPLYLLTRNKNGGECFNWRKVIKSGVLLGAVLFIASTAQQIGMSFTNAGKAGFITSLYVILVPVFGLFLGRKVSKTLWAGVVIAMFGLYLLSIRNGLTLELGDSLIFMSAVFFAFHMLMIGAFAPKHNVILLSVFQFVMAAIFSLFAAVFYEEVNIEGIKNAYGAILYSGLFSVGIAFTLQSYAQKKAHPTHAAIILSFESVFALIGGWLILNEQIDLRAGIGSLLMFSGIIISQINFKKFKR, from the coding sequence ATGACTCTATTGGTTTTTAGAGTTTTTAACGAAAATAGGCGTTTTAACGAAATTGAAATATCTTCGCAGACTGATTGTATGGAAAAAGGAAATCTTAAATCGAACTTAATTTTATTGCTTACTGCAGCTATTTGGGGCTTTGCTTTTGTTGCTCAAAGAAAAGGGGCGGAATATGTAGGTCCTCATACTTTTAATGCTTTGAGATTTTCTATAGGTGCAATTTCCTTATGGCCTTTGTATTTACTAACGCGTAATAAAAATGGGGGCGAATGTTTTAACTGGCGAAAAGTAATTAAGTCGGGTGTTTTGTTAGGAGCGGTTTTGTTTATCGCCTCTACGGCACAGCAAATAGGAATGAGTTTTACCAATGCCGGTAAAGCAGGTTTTATAACCAGCTTGTATGTAATTTTGGTTCCTGTTTTCGGTTTGTTTTTGGGGAGAAAAGTTAGTAAGACTCTGTGGGCTGGAGTGGTGATAGCTATGTTTGGTCTGTATTTACTTAGTATTCGTAATGGTTTAACTTTAGAGTTGGGTGATAGCTTGATATTTATGAGTGCTGTCTTTTTTGCTTTTCATATGTTGATGATAGGTGCTTTTGCTCCTAAACATAATGTTATCTTACTGTCGGTTTTTCAGTTTGTTATGGCGGCAATTTTTAGTCTATTTGCTGCTGTATTTTACGAGGAAGTTAATATTGAAGGTATAAAAAATGCTTATGGTGCTATTTTGTATAGCGGATTATTTTCTGTGGGTATTGCTTTTACATTGCAATCTTATGCTCAGAAAAAAGCACATCCTACTCATGCTGCAATAATCTTAAGCTTTGAATCTGTTTTTGCCTTAATAGGCGGATGGTTAATTTTGAACGAACAAATTGATTTACGTGCAGGAATTGGGAGTTTACTTATGTTTTCCGGGATAATTATTTCGCAAATAAATTTTAAAAAATTTAAAAGATGA
- a CDS encoding thioesterase family protein, which produces MSFTAKYTVGIGDINYGGHLGNDKALIIFHDARIQFLNNFGLTELNIGESKGIIMVDAQIKYLGQVSLHDELEVDINIEVENTKKFVVNYLVKNAKTHKDVISGTTGMLCFDYSVQKVKQLPETFVSLFGSK; this is translated from the coding sequence ATGAGTTTTACAGCAAAATATACCGTTGGCATTGGCGATATCAATTACGGTGGACATTTAGGTAATGACAAAGCATTGATTATTTTTCACGATGCACGTATACAGTTTTTGAATAATTTTGGATTAACGGAGCTAAATATAGGAGAGAGCAAAGGTATTATTATGGTAGATGCCCAAATTAAATACCTTGGTCAGGTGAGTTTACATGACGAATTAGAGGTGGATATTAATATTGAAGTTGAAAATACCAAAAAGTTTGTTGTTAATTATTTAGTGAAAAATGCTAAGACACATAAGGATGTAATTAGCGGAACTACCGGTATGCTATGTTTCGATTATAGCGTTCAAAAAGTTAAGCAATTGCCTGAAACGTTTGTAAGTTTATTTGGTTCTAAATAA
- a CDS encoding 4Fe-4S binding protein, translating into MNTLLKTLKELNLTAFFITLLLPLLILVPIHFIMQPSMLLAERFFPGSWWIEIMVLTIYSVWLGQIMVKTGNIGNIRIKYWLFFSVVFFGQFILGLTVNDKFLMTGDLHLPIPALIVGAPIYRGGGLFMPILLLSTLAIAGPGWCSHLCYIGAWDNLAAINKKRPQKSFSRKQTIIIRYLMLALVAVTAAALNYFGVSVSIAFVIALAFGLVGVFIMLVFSRKRGYMTHCTTYCPIGGVTTLLGKLYPLRVKIDQNSCTSCGICSTECRYDALTPIDVKSGSAGWNCTLCGDCLTSCHAGSIRFSFFGSNKNAWVIYISIIVGLHAGFLALARL; encoded by the coding sequence ATGAATACACTTTTAAAAACTCTCAAAGAACTCAACCTCACAGCATTTTTTATAACTTTATTGCTGCCATTATTAATACTAGTACCTATTCACTTTATTATGCAGCCGTCGATGTTGCTCGCAGAACGATTTTTCCCCGGGAGTTGGTGGATAGAAATTATGGTATTGACCATTTATTCTGTTTGGCTTGGACAAATAATGGTTAAAACAGGAAATATTGGAAATATTCGTATAAAATATTGGTTATTTTTCTCAGTAGTTTTCTTTGGTCAGTTTATTTTAGGACTTACCGTTAACGATAAGTTTCTTATGACCGGCGATTTACATTTGCCTATACCTGCACTAATTGTTGGAGCTCCCATCTATCGTGGAGGAGGTCTTTTTATGCCAATACTTCTACTGTCAACCTTGGCTATTGCCGGACCGGGATGGTGTTCTCATTTATGTTATATTGGAGCTTGGGATAATTTGGCTGCCATAAATAAAAAGCGCCCGCAAAAATCATTTAGCAGAAAACAAACAATAATTATTCGTTATTTGATGCTCGCTTTGGTAGCAGTAACTGCAGCAGCATTAAATTATTTTGGTGTATCGGTGAGCATAGCCTTTGTAATTGCTTTAGCATTTGGATTAGTTGGTGTTTTTATAATGTTAGTCTTTTCTCGCAAAAGGGGTTATATGACACATTGTACAACTTATTGTCCTATTGGAGGCGTTACCACTTTACTTGGTAAATTATATCCTTTAAGAGTAAAAATAGATCAAAATTCCTGTACCTCTTGTGGTATTTGTAGCACCGAATGTCGTTACGACGCACTAACTCCAATAGATGTTAAAAGCGGCTCTGCCGGATGGAATTGTACCCTTTGCGGCGATTGTCTTACTTCTTGTCATGCAGGATCTATTAGATTCAGTTTCTTTGGATCTAATAAAAATGCTTGGGTTATTTATATTTCTATAATAGTTGGTTTACATGCCGGATTTTTAGCTTTAGCAAGATTATAA
- a CDS encoding tetratricopeptide repeat protein: MRSIKTPYRTLFIFLLLFSFELTGYSQVNTKRFLAMGRTDLFNDNYTESIKNLTIAINAAPDKFEPYFFRGLAKYSLGDYNGAIADLNHSISINSYFSYSYLYRGLCKQQQKKYHEALKDYASAIHRGPNNPDIYVNRGAAKLQLKLYQSAIADFDTAIILDAKNENAYLNRGLALYELKQMDEALEEINKAIKLNYLNKTAYLRRGILKFGMKKYKEAIFDFELSMKLDDEDPLLYYFRAISYYYLDEKDKTYADYAKVLELDPNNALTLYNRAILKTEDKNYLGALLDYEKVTTINPNNIYGYYNKANVKSIMGDLKGALKDYDKAIELFPDFARAYLNRSTLKEKLNDKKGAYNDYLQAEVIREKFDHSDSIPELFKDSLQLTKLIAFESDFNNANADNGYIQFKNIYIELESNFNISMLSKDEDNYIDERRKQYFVPEIAEYNESNLSQYKLAFGLTKEVSLLHPTKAKEILQRLNSTLKEQPNNPYNHLYIGILNERIANLTSAKRSYLKAIELNPTFGFAYLNLANVTYLIAMENFKKSSETNNNLIQKDIKDFKTPVDKFAVPDLKEAIKYYNMAMQINPKLGFIYYNRANLYSKSQQYMKALNDYNQAIALQPNLAEAYYNRGLTLLLLQDNKSACPDLSKAGELGISNAYNVIKRFCSISK, translated from the coding sequence ATGAGGTCTATAAAAACACCATACCGAACATTATTTATTTTTCTTTTGCTTTTTTCGTTTGAATTAACCGGATACTCCCAAGTAAATACCAAACGTTTTTTAGCGATGGGGAGAACAGATTTATTCAACGATAACTATACCGAATCGATTAAAAATCTTACAATAGCAATTAATGCCGCCCCCGATAAATTTGAGCCTTATTTTTTCAGAGGTTTAGCAAAATATTCTTTAGGCGATTATAATGGAGCTATAGCCGACCTAAATCATTCTATTTCTATAAATTCCTATTTTTCATACTCTTACCTTTATCGCGGCCTTTGCAAGCAACAGCAGAAAAAATATCACGAAGCACTAAAAGACTATGCATCTGCCATTCATCGCGGACCTAACAATCCTGATATTTATGTTAATCGTGGTGCTGCAAAACTTCAATTAAAACTTTATCAGAGTGCTATCGCCGATTTTGATACGGCAATAATATTAGATGCTAAAAATGAAAATGCTTATCTAAACAGAGGTTTGGCACTCTACGAATTAAAGCAAATGGACGAAGCTTTAGAGGAAATTAACAAAGCCATAAAGCTCAACTATTTAAATAAAACCGCTTATTTACGTAGAGGCATTTTAAAATTCGGAATGAAAAAATATAAGGAAGCTATTTTTGATTTTGAATTATCGATGAAGTTAGATGATGAAGATCCGTTACTTTATTATTTTAGAGCTATTTCATATTATTATTTAGACGAAAAAGATAAGACTTATGCAGATTATGCAAAAGTATTGGAGTTAGATCCCAATAACGCTCTAACCCTTTACAATAGAGCCATTTTAAAAACAGAAGACAAAAATTATTTGGGAGCTTTGCTCGATTATGAAAAAGTAACAACTATAAACCCCAATAATATTTACGGCTATTATAATAAGGCCAATGTTAAAAGTATAATGGGCGATTTAAAAGGTGCTTTAAAAGATTACGATAAAGCCATTGAACTTTTCCCCGATTTTGCACGTGCTTATCTTAACAGATCGACTTTAAAAGAAAAATTAAACGATAAAAAAGGTGCTTATAACGATTATCTGCAAGCAGAAGTAATACGCGAAAAATTTGACCATAGCGATTCTATTCCTGAATTGTTTAAAGACAGCTTACAATTAACTAAATTAATTGCTTTTGAAAGCGATTTTAATAATGCTAATGCCGATAATGGGTATATTCAGTTTAAAAATATCTATATCGAACTGGAATCAAACTTTAATATTTCTATGCTCTCCAAAGATGAGGATAATTATATTGATGAAAGAAGAAAGCAATATTTTGTTCCTGAAATTGCCGAGTATAACGAATCCAACCTATCACAATATAAATTGGCATTTGGTTTAACTAAAGAAGTAAGTCTTTTGCATCCTACTAAAGCCAAAGAAATTCTTCAACGTTTAAATAGCACACTAAAAGAACAACCAAACAACCCCTATAACCACCTGTATATAGGTATCTTAAACGAAAGGATAGCTAATTTAACAAGTGCTAAGCGTTCTTATTTAAAAGCCATTGAACTAAATCCTACTTTTGGTTTTGCATATTTAAACTTAGCTAATGTGACCTATCTTATAGCAATGGAAAACTTTAAAAAATCTTCGGAAACCAATAATAATTTAATCCAAAAGGATATTAAAGATTTTAAAACTCCTGTCGATAAATTTGCTGTCCCCGATTTAAAAGAAGCCATTAAATATTACAATATGGCCATGCAAATTAATCCTAAACTCGGATTTATTTATTACAATCGTGCTAATTTATATAGTAAGTCGCAACAATATATGAAAGCCCTTAACGATTATAATCAGGCTATCGCTTTACAACCCAATTTAGCAGAAGCATACTATAATAGAGGTTTAACTTTATTACTATTACAAGATAACAAAAGCGCCTGTCCGGATTTAAGCAAAGCCGGAGAATTGGGGATTTCAAATGCCTATAATGTTATAAAGCGTTTTTGCTCAATTTCAAAATAA